The sequence below is a genomic window from Mycobacterium heidelbergense.
GGAAGCCCGGCCGCCGACTGCGCCGCGGCTTGCGGGCCCGGGCATTTCGCGCCGGCCTGCTGGATCCCGTACAGGGGGTAGGAGACGACCCAGTAACCCGTCGTCGCCGCCGGAAACTGGTTGGGCGGGGGGAAATGGCACGCTTCCGCCTGGCCGCTGGGGCCGCGCCCGAAAATGAAGCGCTCGTAGTTGTCGCACGGCGCGCCCAACGAGGCCTGATAGTTCATGCCGGGCACGTCGCCGTCATAGTGCGGATCGGCGGCCGCGCACGGCGCCGCACCAAGGGCGCCACCCGCGATCGCGGTGACCCCGAGTAGTTCGCGAATCATGCGTCCCACCCCTCCCGTGAGCGTCACCCGGCCCCTCGGTGCGTCGGTGACCTGGACAAAAGCATATCGACTGAGCCGCGGGCCACAAGGTCGTCTTGCCGGCTCGTCCCGCACGGACCGGCGACGCCGACGACCCGCATCGACGCTGAACACGTTGCAATTCGGGTCGGGCGATATTGCTCGGATGCTTCCCAACCGTGGTGTAGCAGTGGTTTATTTGGCACAAGAAGACGACTAGATGACTTCGTATCGAGGAGTGGGCTGTGTCAACGTTGAAGCCAACCGCCGAGCCGACTGCCACGCCGGTTCCCAATCTGCCTCCGGGGTTCGATTTCACCGATCCGGACATCCACGCCGAGCGACTGCCGGTGGAGGAACTGGCCGAGCTGCGTCGAACGGCGCCGATCTGGTGGAACGAGCAACCCATGGGCGTGGGCGGGTTCGACGACGGCGGTTTTTGGGTGGTGTCCAAGCACAAAGACGTCAAGGAGATCTCCCGGCGCAGCGACGTGTTCTCCAGCCTGGAGAACACCGCGCTGCCCCGCTACAAAGAGGGCACGGTGCGCGAACAGCGCGACACGGGCAAGTTCGTGCTGCTCAACATGGACGCCCCGCAGCACACCCACCTGCGCAAGATCATCTCCCGCGGTTTCACGCCCCGGGCCGTCGAGCGCCTGCGCGACGACCTGCGCGAGCGGGCCGTGCGGATCGTCGCCGAGGCGGCGGTGCAGGGCTCCGGCGACTTCGTCGAGCAGGTGTCCTGCGAACTTCCGCTGCAGGCCATCGCCGGCCTGCTGGGTGTGCCCCAGGAAGACCGCATGAAGCTGTTCCACTGGTCCAATCAGATGGTGGGCGACCAGGATCCCGAGTTCGCCCGCAACGACGCCATGGGCGCTTCGGTCGAGCTGATCACCTATGCCATGCAGATGGCCGCCGACCGGGCCCAGAATCCCGGCGAAGACATCGTCACCAAGCTGGTCGAGGCCGACGTCGACGGCCATAAGCTCTCCGACGACGAGTTCGGCTTCTTCGTCATCCTCCTGGCGGTAGCGGGCAACGAGACCACCCGCAACTCCATCACCCAGGGCATGATGGCCTTCACCGACTTTCCCGACCAGTGGGAGTTGTACAAACGGGAGCGTCCCGCGACGGCGGCCGACGAGATCGTCCGCTGGGCCACCCCGGTCACGTCGTTCCAGCGGACCGCCCTGCAGGACTACGAGCTGTCCGGCGTGCGGATCAAGAAGGGCCAGCGGGTCGTCATGGTCTACCGCTCAGCCAATTTCGATGATGAGGTCTTCGACGATCCGTTCACCTTCAACATCCTGCGCGACCCCAACCCGCACGTCGGGTTCGGCGGAACCGGCGCACACTACTGCATCGGCGCCAACCTCGCGCGGATGACGATCGACCTGATGTTCAACGCGATCGCCGACGCCATGCCCGACCTGGAGTCGATCGGCACACCGCAACGGCTCCGATCGGGCTGGCTCAACGGGATCAAGCACTGGCAGGTCGACTACCACACCAACGGCGCGGCGAAATGCCCTGTCGCACACCAAGGTGCGACGGGCTAGGCCAATGCCCACTCACCACGCCGTCCGGGTTGCGTCCGCGGGCGGCCCGTTGGAGCTGGCAGAGGTCGAAACGGTGTCACCGGCCCGTGACGAGGTGCGGCTGGCCGTCACCGCGTGCGGCGTCTGCGGCACCGACCGCGCCTTCGTGCACGGCGGCTTCCCCAACATGTCGTGGCCACTGACCCCCGGCCACGAAATCGCCGGGAAGATAGCCGAACTCGGCGAGGGCGTCGAGGGGTTCGCGGTGGGCGACCGCGTCGCGGTCGGGTGGTTTGGCGGATGCTGCTACCACTGCGACCCTTGCCGCAAAGGGATTTTCATCCACTGCGCGAACGGGAAGATCCCAAGCTGGCACTATCCCGGCGGCTACGCGGAATCCGTGACGGTGCCGGCCAGCGCGCTGGCAAGGATCCCGTCGGAGCTCACCGATGCGGAAGCCGCCCCCATGGGCTGTGCGGGGGTCACGACGTACAACGCGCTGCGGCACACGAAGGCGCTGCCCGGTGACCGGGTGGCGATCCTCGGGGTGGGCGGCCTCGGCCACCTCGGGGTGCAGTTCGCCCGGGCGATGGGCTTCGAGACCATCGCGATCGCCCGGGGCGCCGCCAAGGCGGACGACGCCCGCGAACTGGGCGCCCACCACTACATCGACTCCACCGGCGGCGACGTCTCCGAAGCGCTGCGGGGCCTGGGCGGCGCGGCCGTCGTCCTGGCCACCGCCGGCAACTCCCAGGCCATGGCCGACACCGTCGGCGGGCTGGCGCCGCAGGGCGAACTGATCACCATCGGCGTGACCCCCGACCCGCTGCCCATCAGTCCCGTACAGCTGATCAACCCGGGGCTCAGCATCGTCGGCCATCCCTCCGGCACGGCCAAGGACGTCGAGGACACCATGCATTTCGCGGTCTTGTCCGGCGTTCGGGCGTGGGTCGAGGAGCTGCCGCTGGCGCGGGCCGCCGAGGGCTACGCGGCCCTGGAGCAGGGGCGGGCGCACTACCGCACCGTCCTGACCATGTGATTACAGTCGGTCTGTGACCGACAGCTGGAGCCTGAACGCCTCCGACGGCGAGTTGTTGATCCGCACCGGCGTCACGGGCAGGGCGGCGCGGATGGGCCACCAGCTCACCATCGCCGTGACGTGCTGGCGGGCCACCGTGAGCTGGAAGGACGCCGAACCCGTTGGCGCCGTGCTGGCCGTCGAGGTCGGGTCCCTCGAGGTGCTGCGCGGCGAGGGCGGGGTCAAGGGGCTGTCCGCGCCGGAGAAGGCCCTGGTGAAGTCGAACGCGTTGAGGTCACTGGACGCCGGCCGCTATCCCGAGATCCGCTTTACCGCAGACGCCATCGACATGACCGACGACGGGTACCGGCTCACCGGGACGCTGCGGATCCGTGGAAGATCCCGGGAGCACGTAATCGCCCTGCGCACAGAGGATCTGGGGCACGCGTGGCGAATGTCCGCCGAATCCAAAGTTCGGCAAAGCGATTACGGCGTCAAGCCCTACTCGTTGCTGATGGGCTCGGTGCGGGTCGCCGACGAGGTGTCGGTGTCTTTCACCGCGGTTCACGCCAAGGGCGACCGCGTTGCGGGCGGCCGGTTCTGACGCGAGCCGGCGCCGCTAGGGGGTCGGACCGCGCGGCGCCGGGTCGTCCGCTGACTCACCGGCGTCGCCGGGTATGTGCTCGAGCACCCTCGTCAAGTAAGGCTGTCGGCCGTTCGGGTCGGGCTGCTGATCGGCGGGAGCGCCGTCCCGCTCCCCCGGCGCGCCGGCTTCGGCGGCCGGTTCCCCGGCGGCCGCGTTCGGCTGGGGCGCAATCGGCGCCCGCGCCGGCGGGGCGACGGCCTGGGCCACTTGTGGCGTCGGCGCGTGCACGACCCGCTTTGCCGGAGCGGGCTGGCTGTCCGGAGCGAGCTGGATACCCACGGCGAGCGATAGCGACGAGACGAACGTGATCGCACCGGCGGCCAATGCGGTCGCGGCCCCGGCGTAGGACAGCTTCTTCCGGGGCGGCGGCGCGGCCGCGACGGCGGCGGGTTCGCTGATCTGCGCCACCAGCTGATCGTCGGTGAACTCGGTGCTTCGAGCCGCGGCCAGCGCCGCGCCCCGTGCGATGGTCACCTGGGCCATGGTCTGCGCGAAAACCGGTACCGGCAAGGTCTTTTCGAGCTGCCAGGAGAGTCCATTGATTTCGCTGTCCGCGCCGACGACAACCACTCCGCCCGGCCGCCACCCATCCCGCTCGAACATCCCGCTCAGCCAGCACGTCAGCCCGTCGAAGCCGCCCCGCACCTGCTTGGTGGCCGTTTGCGTCTCGCCGTCGTGGGTGTCGACCATGACGACCGTGGACCACTCGTGCTCGAGGACGCAGACCGCGGTCTGCTCGTGACCGATGACGGGGGCGATGGCCCGGGCCAGGGTCTCGACCGCCTCGAGCAACCGGACCGGCACGACGTTGTCGAAACCCGCGTCGGTCAGCGCCTCCAACAGCAGTGCCGCCTGCGCCGACGCGTCGTCGCTCCAGGTCAGCCCGATGACGCGCAGCCGGTGATCGCTTGCGGCCGCGAGCGCGTCCACCCGCAATACCTCGCCCGCCACGTTTTCCGCGGTACTCGCGGCGCCCGCGCCACGGCCGGCGCGCAAGCCCAGCTCGTGATGGTCCAGGATGGTGCCTTCTGCGTCGTGCCCCTCAGCGAGGACCCACCCGACGGTGGCCGGCGTCAGTGATAGCCCTAGTACCGTATCCAAACTCGCACCTCAATCGGTCCCGGACCGCCGGCGCCCTCAGCCGCACTGTCGCGCACCACAAGCTCGTTGCGCGGCGGTTTCGTGAGGGCCGGAACGGACCGGGATAGCGTGGTCCCCATCGGCTTGCTCCGTGAGAGCCTACGCGGTCTGTGCAAGTTCGGCTGCCCCGGTACGAAATCCCCGTGAAACTCACAGGCGGCGAGTGGCCAAGCGCCGAATCGCGCCCCAGCCGTCGGCGCCGGCCCGCCAATTCGGTGGTCCCGCGCGAAGGCGCGCCGCCCCAAACCCGCAGGTGACGCGGTGGCACCGCACGGCCACCCGTGTGGTGTGGGAGGCCGCGTGACATTGCGTCGCGTTATCCGAGTTACGAAACTCGCCGCGAAAACCGATACAAGACCGAGACGTCTTCGCGTCCCAATCGACATTTGGCGTATTCACGCGGTAAATTCCAGCCGAGAGCACCACGATCTAACGATCTAACGACAAGGGGCGCCGGCATGACAGACGTGAGCGAGAAGATCCGGGCCTGGGGGCGCCGGCTTTTGGTCGGTGCGGCAGCGGCTGTCACCCTGCCCGGCCTGATCGGTCTTGCCGGTGGCGCGGCGACCGCGGGGGCGTTCTCGCGCCCGGGTCTGCCGGTCGAATACCTGCAGGTGCCATCCGCTGGAATGGGGCGCAACATCAAGGTCCAATTCCAGAGCGGCGGCGACGGCTCCCCGGCGGTGTACCTGCTCGACGGGCTGCGGGCCCAGGACGACTACAACGGCTGGGACATCAACACCCCCGCGTTCGAGTGGTACTACAAGTCCGGCCTGTCGATCATCATGCCCGTCGGCGGGCAGTCCAGCTTCTACGCCGACTGGTATGGCCCGGCCTGCGGCAAGGCCGGCTGTTCCACCTACAAGTGGGAAACCTTCCTGACCAGCGAACTGCCACAATGGCTGTCCTCCAACCGGAGCGTCAAGCCCAACGGCAGCGCCGCGATCGGCATCTCGATGTCCGGTTCGTCGGCGATGATCCTCGCGGCCTACCACCCGGGACAGTTCATCTACGCCGGGTCGCTGTCGGCCCTCATGGACCCGTCTTCGGGGATGGGGCCGTCGCTGATCGGACTCGCCATGGGTGACGCCGGAGGCTACAAGCCCGACGCCATGTGGGGCCCGTCGAGCGACCCCGCCTGGCAGCGCAACGACCCGACGATTCAGATCGGCAAGCTGGTCGGCAACAACACCCGCCTGTGGGTCTACTGCGGTAACGGCACACCGTCGGAGCTGGGCGGGGCCAACATGCCCGCCGAGTTCCTGGAAAACTTCGTGCGCAGCAGCAACCTGAAGTTCCAGGACGCCTACAACGCGGCCGGCGGCCACAACGCCGTGTTCAACTTCAACGCCAACGGCACGCACAGCTGGGAGTACTGGGGAGCCCAGCTCAACGCCATGAAGCCCGATCTGCAGGGCGCCTTGGGTGCCACCGCGGGCGGCGGCGGCTAAGCCCGCTCACTGCGGCCCTTACCACCCGATCCCCCTCATCGGCGAATCGGGTGGTATTGCCAGGGCTGACTTAATTATTTCTCACCAATTTCTAAAGCTCCCATTCGGTCGTCGGTGAAACCAATTTCGCTGGTAGACGGCGTATCTCGGTTATCTCGCGACATTTTCGAATAGGTAACGCTTCGGACACGCCCGGCGAAATGCTGGACATGAGAAAACTCTGCAAACCTCTCGCCGAGTCCGTAATGGTCGGTGGGTTGGTTGCAGCGTCGCTGACCTCGTCAGCCGGTGTGGCCAACGCCGCCCCCACAACCCCGAACTGGGACGCCGTCGCGCAATGCGAGTCCGGCGGCAACTGGCACGCCAACACCGGAAACGGCGAATACGGTGGGCTGCAATTCAAGCCGAGCACGTGGGCCCGATACGGCGGCGTCGGCAACCCCGCGGACGCGTCCCGGGAGCAACAGATCGCGGTGGCCAACCGCCTCTTCGCGGAGGAGGGACTGGAGCCGTGGCCGAAGTGCGGTTCGGCCTCGGGTCTTCCTCTCGCGTGGTATTCGCACCCGGCGCAGGGCATCAAGCAGATCATCAACGGGCTCATTCAGGCGGCCGTGCCGCATTAATGAATATCGGCGTCTGTGACCCCTATGGGTCTATGACCGAGCGCGAAGCTGTGTTTGGATCAGGCCATGGAAGGTTCGGCGACTGTTCATATGGCGGCGCCCGCGGACAAGATCTGGGATCTCATCGCGGACGTTCGCAACACCGGACGGTTCTCTCCAGAAGTGTTTGAGGCGGAGTGGCTGGGCGACGCGACCGGCCCGGCGCTGGGCGCTAAGTTCCGCGGCCACGTCCGGCGCAATGAGCTGGGGCCGGTGTACTGGACGACGTGCGAGGTGACCGCGTGCGAGCCCGGCCGTGAATTCGGGTTCGCGGTGATGCTCGGCGACAGGCCGGTGAACAACTGGCATTACCGATTGGCGCCGTCCGGTGGCGGCACCGACGTCACCGAGTCGTTTCGGCTCAACCCGGCGCCATGGCTCGGCGTGTATTGGCTGTTCGGTGGCTTTCTACGCAAGCGACGCAACGTCCGCGACATGACCAAAACGCTGAACCGCATCAAAGACGTGGTCGAGGCGGGCTGAGGCCTGGTGAAATCGGTCTTCGTCACCGGCGCGGGCAGCGGCATGGGCCGCGAGGGAGCGAAGCTCTTCCATGCCAACGGTTGGCGGGTCGGCGCGGTCGACCGCAACGACGACGGCCTGGTGACACTGAAACGGGAGCTGGGTGACGATCGGCTGTGGACCCGGGCCGTCGATGTGACCGATAAGGCCGCGCTGGACGGCGCCCTGGCCGACTTTTGTGCCGGCAATACCGGCGGCGGGCTAGACATGATGTGGAACAACGCCGGCATCGGCGAATCGGGCTGGTTCGAGGACGTGCCCTACGACGCCGCGATGCGCGTCGTCGACGTGAACTTCAAGGCGGTGTTGACCGGCGCGTATGCCGCACTGCCCTATCTCAAGAAAAGTCCCGGCAGTTTGATGTTCTCGACGTCGTCGTCCTCGGGCACCTACGGCATGCCAAGGATCGCGGTCTACTCGTCGACCAAGCATGCGGTTAAGGGGCTGACCGAGGCCCTCAGCGTGGAATGGCAGCGACACGGTGTGCGGGTCGCCGACGTGCTGCCGGGCCTGATCGACACGGGTATCCTCCGCACCACCACCAACCACTCCGACGATGCGGGGCCGACGATGTCCGCCGAGGAGATCCGCGCCCGCGCGCCCAGGAGGGGCATGTTCCGGCTGATGCCCGCGACGAGCGTGGCAGAGGCGGCATGGCAGGCCTACCACAACCCGAGGCGGTTGCATTGGTATGTGCCCAAGAGCATTCGCGTGATCGACCTGCTCAAGGGTCTGAGCCCGGAGTTCGTGCGGGGTCGGATCGTCAAATCCCTACCCGCATTGATGCCCAAGCGGCAGTAAAGGAGGTAACCCGGTGCAAAACCGGTTGTTCACAGTTGGTTTCGCCCTGATAGCCGGGGCCAGCGTCGCAGGGTGCGCGCAGGCCGGACCGACGGCGCAAAAAGCCGCGCATCTCACCATTGACGGCGCCACACACGCGGCGCCTCGTCCCGCGTGCAGCCAGATCCAGTCGTATCGGACCATCAACATCCGCGACGAGAAGGGCCAGGTCGAGGCGGTGGTACGGCTCGACGGCTACCGGGTCGTCCCGCAATGGGTGAAGATCCGTAACGTCGACGGGTTCACCGGCAGCTTCTGGCACGGCGGGGTGGGAGACGCGCGCGTCGACGTCACCAACGATGCGTACACCATCACCGGCAGCGCCTACGGCATCAACAGCAGCAATCCCAACAAGGTGGTGACGACGGACTTCAAGATCACCGCCGAGTGCTGAGCACCCTTCACGGGTCGGGCCTACGCTGGGTCACGACCACTTTCCCGATGGAGGACCGGTGAAGGAGCGACTGCACTGGCTCGCGATGCACGGTTTCGTCCGCGGCGTCGCGGCGATCGGTATGCGGCGGGGTGAATTGCAGGCCAGGTTGATCGCCGATCCGACGGTCGCCGCCGATCCGGTGCCGTTTTACGACCAACTGCGGGCCCGGGGCCCGTTGGTGCATGGTCGCGTCAACTATGTGACGACCGACCACGCGCTGGCCCATGAGCTGCTGCGGTCCGACGACTTTCGAGTGGTGAACATGGGCTCGAATCTGCCGGCACCGGTGCGCTGGCTCGAGCGCCGCACCCGCGACGATCTCCTGCACCCGCTGCGCGAACCGTCGTTGCTGGCCGTCGAGCCGCCGGACCACACCCGCTACCGCAAGACGGTATCGGCGGTGTTCACGCCGCGGGCCGTCGCCGCGTTGCGCGACCGGGTCGAGCAGACCGCGGTCAATCTCCTGGACCAGCTGTCCCGGCAGGCCGATGCCTCCGTTGTCGTCGACATCGTCGGACGGTATTGCTCGCAGCTTCCGGTCGCGATCATCAGCGACATCTTGGGCGTGCCCGAGCAAGACCGAAGGCGCGTCCTCGAATTCGGTGAACTGGCCGCGCCGAGCCTGGACATCGGGTTGCCGTGGCGGCAGTACCGGAGCGTGCAGGACGGTATCGCCGGATTCAACGTCTGGCTCGCCGGCCACCTGCGGGAACTGCGCCGCGCCCCGAGCGACAACCTGATGAGCCAGCTGATCCAGACGGCCGAAAGCGGCTCCGCCGAAACGCATCTGAACGAGACCGAGCTGCAGGCCATCGCCGGCCTGGTGCTGGCCGCCGGGTTCGAGACCACGGTAAACCTGTTGGGCAACGGGATTCGCATGCTGCTGGACGCGCCCGAGCATCTGGACACGCTGCGCCGACGTCCCGAATTGTGGCCCAACGCCGTCGAAGAGATCTTGCGGCTGGAGTCACCGGTGCAGCTCACCGCGCGGGTGGCGCTCAAAGACGTCGAGGTGGCGGGCATGCGGATCCGGCGCGGCGAGCTGGTCGTCATCTATCTGGCCGCCGCCAATCGGGATCCGTCGGTGTTCCCCGATGCGCACCGCTTCGACATCGAAAGACCAAACGCGGGAAGGCATCTCGCGTTCTCCGGGGGCCGGCACTTCTGCCTGGGCGCCGCCCTTGCGCGCGCCGAGGGCGAGGTCGGGCTGCGCGCCTTCTTCGACCGTTTTCCCGAGGCGCGGGTGGCGGGCGCCGGCAGTAGGCGGGACACGCGGGTGCTGCGCGGTTGGTCGACGCTGCCGGTGACCTTGGGGCCAGCGCGGTCGATGGCTCCGCTCGACGCCTAGGGTCCGGACCGGGCGATCGCGTGGTTGACACCGGTGCGGCAACCGGGTTTATTGGCCGCTATGACAGATGCTTCTGCGGTCGCGGTCGAGGACGTCGTGCTAGGGCTGTGGCGGGCGCTCTCGCGGCGGGATTGGGATGCGGTCAAGACGTTCTTGTCGCCGGACTGCCTCTACGTCGACATGCCGGTTCCGGCGTTGTCGGCGCGCGGCCCGGACGACATCGTCAAACGCCTGAAGATGGGGCTCGAGCCGTTGGCGGGCTACGAGAACCACGACGGCGTGCTGGTGTCCAATGGCTCCGACGTCCTCTACGAGCACTCGGAGACTTGGACTTTCACGTCGGGCGAGCGGGGCGTGCTGAGATTCGTCACCGTCCACAAGGTCGTCTTCGACGGCGATGAGGCCAAGGTTTCGGTGTGGAAGGACTATTGGGACATGAACAGCCTCGTCAGCTTCGCGCCCCCGAATCACTTCGAAGGCCTGAAAGACGCTGACACCTCATGGGTTTTCGACGCGACGGGGCTGATCTAAAGGTTCGCCTTCGTTGGCTCGGCCGAACCTTCCTCGCGATGAATCGTCGCCGTGATAGCTGTTTCGGCCGGCGTGCGTCACAATTGTGCGATGACGACCACCGGTGCGGCCGACACTGCGGCGGATGTGGAGTGGTGGGTTTTTCGGTTGAGCAAGGCGGCTCGTGCCGGTGCCGTCTTTGATCCGACCGACGGGAAGCCCGTTGACCCCGCCGACGGCGCGAGATGGCCCGTGGAGCATTGCCTTCCGGCCGCGGCGCTGCGTCGGGTTCTCACCGATCGCGAATTGGCCGTAGATCCGCGGGGATTGCGCATTCGCGCCGTTCGCATCCGCGACGGCTTGGATCTCGCGAATATCACGTTCCCTCACCCGCTGCACCTCGTGAGTTGCGCATTGGACGTTGGTGTCGATCTCAGCGGGGCCGAGGTCAAGGAACTCAGTTTCGCGGGCAGTCACACCGAACGGTTGTTGTTCGACCAGGCGGCAATCACCGGCGACGTACAGGCAGGCGAAGGTTTCACCGTTCACGGCGAGGTCCGCGCCATCGGGGTCCACATTGGGGGCCAACTGATCCTCGACGGGGCCACCTTGCGCAATCCCGGTGGCAACGCGCTCGCTCTCGACGGCGCCGACATCCGCGGCGGCATCTTCGCCGGCGAAGGTTTCACAACCGAGGGCGAGGTCCGCGCCGTCGGAGCCCGTATCGGTGGGCAGGTCAACCTGAATGGGGCGACCCTGCGCAATCGCGGCGGCGACGCGCTCTCGCTCGACGGCGCCGACATCAGCGACGAGGTGTTCGCCAGCGACGGCTTCACCGCCGAGGGCGGGGTGCGTTTCCCGAGAGCCCGCATCGGTGCCAACCTCACCCTCGATGGCGCGAACCTGTCCCATCCCGGTGGCGAGGCGCTGTCCCTCAACTGGGCCAACATCGGTGGCGATGTGTCCGCCAAGGATCGATTCACGGCGGACGGCGAGGTCCGCGCCATCCGGGCCCGCATCGGCGGGAACCTCGACCTCGCGGGGGCGACTCTGCGCAACCCCGGCGGCAACGCGCTGGGCCTCGACAACACCGAGATCAACGGCGAGATGTTCGCCGACGACGGCTTTACCGTCGACGGTCAGGTTCGCGCCCATTCGGTCCGCGTCGGCGGGGGCCTCAGCCTGCGCAGGGCCACCGTGCGCAATCCCGGTGGCAACGCGCTCAACCTGGAGGCGGCCTCCGTCAAGCGGCTGATACTCGAACAGGTAGACGTCGAGGGTGTCGTTCGGCTCTACCGAACGGTGATCGGCGACTTGGTCACCGAGGAGAATCCGCCAAAGCCGTTCGTCGCGACCGGGTGGGAGGTTACCGACATCCATGGCCCGCTGCGAGACAACTCGGCCGCGGCGCGGCGATGGTTGGCGAGTACCCGGGAGACGTCCGCTCAGCCCTGGCACGCGTTGGCGGCGGTCTATGAGCGCAATGGCGACCCCGCGAGCGCGCGACGATTGCGGGTCGCGGCGGCGAATAAGGTCACCCGGCAATCGCCTTGGCCGACAAGGGTTTTGCGAAGCGTCTACGGCGCGGTGGTAGGGCACGGCTACTACCCGCTGCTCGCCGGAGTGTGGATCGCCGTCATCGTCCTCATCGGCAGCGTCACCGTTGCGTGGAATCGCGACGACTTCGTCCAAAATCGTGACGCCACCAACAGCGCCGCGGTCGCGTACCTGCACCAGACGCGGAATCCACCTCCCACCGAAGCGCCCTTCAGGCCGATCAGCTATACGCTGTCCGCGCTGCTTCCCGCCACCGTGGGCAATGCCGCTTCCGGCTGGACCATCCGGGCCACGTGGCTGAGCTTCCTGCTCAACCTGCTGAAATTGACCAGCTGGGCGCTGACCGCGCTGTTCGTGGCCGGCATCACGGGACTTTTGCGCAAAGACAAAGGGTGACTCCGCGCGTCGGTTCCCTTACGGGCCGCCGTTGACGACCAGCGGCGGAGGCCGCCACCCGCCGAACACCCTCTCCAGGTGACCCGCGACGGCGATCGCCGTCGCGTCCTGCCACGGCCGGGCGACGACCTGGACACCGATGGGCAACCCGTCCGCGGAGGTTCCGCAGCGCACGACCGCGGCGGGAAATCCGGTCAGGTTGTGCACCATCAGGTGCGAGAAATCGCCGACCTCGATCAGGCCGTGGCGATGCGGCTTGGCCGGGGTGGGCATCGCCGGGCACACGATGACGTCGTAATCGGCCATGAACGACAGCATTTCGATGCGATAGCGGTCGATGTCGACCAGGCGGCTACGAGCCTCGGTCAACGAGAATTCGATTTTGCGTGCCTGGGTGAGGAACTCGGCCAGCTCTTCGGAGGGATCCGTGACGCCCAGTGCGCGCAGGTCGGCTTCGAATCCTCGCCCGCGGTCGCCGCCCAGGAACACCGATGTCCACAGCAGCTCCACGGTGCGACCGAGGCAGGCTGGGGCGGCGTGCCGCACGGCGGCGGCCACCTCCCCTATCGCCTCGGCGGCGGCCGTGACCACCGCGCCGACCTCGTCGCTGGGCGCAGAGATGCCGTCGTCGAGATAGGTGGCCACCCGCAGGGCACGCACGTCGATCTCGTCGGGATCGCCCAGCGGGGCCGGCACGGCGTACGGGTCCAGCAGATCGGGCCCGCCCATGATCGACAGGCCCAGGAAGAGGTCCGGCACCGACCGCGCCAGCGGGCCGTAGTTGCAGAACGGGCCGAAAATGCCCGGGGTGTCGCCAAAAACGTTGCCCGTTCGCGGAATCCGGCCGCGCGACGGCTTGAGCCCGGCAATGCCGGTGTTGTGGCACGGTTGCCGGATGCTGCCGCCCTCGTCCGTGCCGACGCTGAGCGCCGCGCCCCCCGCGGCGACGAGCGCGGCCGAACCGCCGCTGCTTCCGCCGGGCGTCCTGGACAGGTCGTAGGGATTGTTGGTGCGGCCGTAAAGGTTGTTGTTCGATTCGCCGCCTCGGCCCAATTCGGGGACGTTGGTCAACCCGAGCACGATCGCGCCCGCCGCGCGCAGCCGTGCCACCGCCGTCGCGTCGACGTCGGCCACCGCGCGCAGCGCGCGGCTGCCGCCGGAACTGGCCAATCCGGCCACCCGCATGACGTCCTTGATGACCACCGGCAGTCCGTGTGCCGCGCCCAACGGATCGCCATGGGCGGCACGCTCGTCGGCCTGGGCGGCCAGCTTTAGGCACTGCTCCGGATCGGCGGCCTCCACCAGCGCGTTGAGCGCGGGATTGACGG
It includes:
- a CDS encoding SDR family oxidoreductase; this translates as MKSVFVTGAGSGMGREGAKLFHANGWRVGAVDRNDDGLVTLKRELGDDRLWTRAVDVTDKAALDGALADFCAGNTGGGLDMMWNNAGIGESGWFEDVPYDAAMRVVDVNFKAVLTGAYAALPYLKKSPGSLMFSTSSSSGTYGMPRIAVYSSTKHAVKGLTEALSVEWQRHGVRVADVLPGLIDTGILRTTTNHSDDAGPTMSAEEIRARAPRRGMFRLMPATSVAEAAWQAYHNPRRLHWYVPKSIRVIDLLKGLSPEFVRGRIVKSLPALMPKRQ
- a CDS encoding lipoprotein LpqH yields the protein MQNRLFTVGFALIAGASVAGCAQAGPTAQKAAHLTIDGATHAAPRPACSQIQSYRTINIRDEKGQVEAVVRLDGYRVVPQWVKIRNVDGFTGSFWHGGVGDARVDVTNDAYTITGSAYGINSSNPNKVVTTDFKITAEC
- a CDS encoding cytochrome P450; amino-acid sequence: MKERLHWLAMHGFVRGVAAIGMRRGELQARLIADPTVAADPVPFYDQLRARGPLVHGRVNYVTTDHALAHELLRSDDFRVVNMGSNLPAPVRWLERRTRDDLLHPLREPSLLAVEPPDHTRYRKTVSAVFTPRAVAALRDRVEQTAVNLLDQLSRQADASVVVDIVGRYCSQLPVAIISDILGVPEQDRRRVLEFGELAAPSLDIGLPWRQYRSVQDGIAGFNVWLAGHLRELRRAPSDNLMSQLIQTAESGSAETHLNETELQAIAGLVLAAGFETTVNLLGNGIRMLLDAPEHLDTLRRRPELWPNAVEEILRLESPVQLTARVALKDVEVAGMRIRRGELVVIYLAAANRDPSVFPDAHRFDIERPNAGRHLAFSGGRHFCLGAALARAEGEVGLRAFFDRFPEARVAGAGSRRDTRVLRGWSTLPVTLGPARSMAPLDA
- a CDS encoding limonene-1,2-epoxide hydrolase family protein; this translates as MTDASAVAVEDVVLGLWRALSRRDWDAVKTFLSPDCLYVDMPVPALSARGPDDIVKRLKMGLEPLAGYENHDGVLVSNGSDVLYEHSETWTFTSGERGVLRFVTVHKVVFDGDEAKVSVWKDYWDMNSLVSFAPPNHFEGLKDADTSWVFDATGLI
- a CDS encoding amidase, whose product is MNDLCHMPAHELVHSMSSGAVSCREVMHAHLRRIEAVNPALNALVEAADPEQCLKLAAQADERAAHGDPLGAAHGLPVVIKDVMRVAGLASSGGSRALRAVADVDATAVARLRAAGAIVLGLTNVPELGRGGESNNNLYGRTNNPYDLSRTPGGSSGGSAALVAAGGAALSVGTDEGGSIRQPCHNTGIAGLKPSRGRIPRTGNVFGDTPGIFGPFCNYGPLARSVPDLFLGLSIMGGPDLLDPYAVPAPLGDPDEIDVRALRVATYLDDGISAPSDEVGAVVTAAAEAIGEVAAAVRHAAPACLGRTVELLWTSVFLGGDRGRGFEADLRALGVTDPSEELAEFLTQARKIEFSLTEARSRLVDIDRYRIEMLSFMADYDVIVCPAMPTPAKPHRHGLIEVGDFSHLMVHNLTGFPAAVVRCGTSADGLPIGVQVVARPWQDATAIAVAGHLERVFGGWRPPPLVVNGGP